The following is a genomic window from Vitis vinifera cultivar Pinot Noir 40024 chromosome 6, ASM3070453v1.
TCCTGGATGGTCACTTAATTGGAATTATTTTATGTCCCAACTTCAGGTGAGAGATGAGACATATACAGCGTTTGAGAACATATACCCTGTCCTTACTGAGTTCCGGAAGAACCAACAATGGTATGTTTACTTGTTTTTTGATTATGCTACTTGAATGTTTTTCCATGATGCTCTGTTTGATTAATCCGTAGGAATATTTGAGGGCAAGAAATGGAAATTCTGAATCTTATTGAGGGTGTTTGGGTTGGTATGGTAGTTATAGAAGTtgggttttttgttcttttctctttgaattttcaACAACCAAATGGAGATTTAGGTTGCTTTATGTTGTGACAGTGACCCACCAAAGTTGACTTGTTTATGAGATATATCACATAACCCTAGAGACTTGATATTTGGTGGAATGGATCTGGGCCCATCACCTTCCAGACCCAGATCACAATATCAAGGACTAAAAGCACATATAGAAAAAGCAAGGATATGAAAGTAAATTCACTGTTTTGATATGCGGTCCAATACTAcgtatgttttttttattttttaacgtTCTTCAGTGAAAAGGTCAACTCatcttggtttttgtttttatggcAGAATCTACATCGTGGAAATAGCAACCAGATAATGGCAAGTTTTGAGGCACCGTTGTGCTGTGCTCTAAAGCTGTATTGAACTGTAAATAGATGAAAGAAGATGAGGCATCGGTTCTTTGTTGGTTTATGGTTAACTAAGATGAAGGACATGGTTTTTCCTGTCTGAGGAATTGCTGTTTGCATGTAGTGACAAAACCACATTATAaattaacaagaaaaataaaagatagtaGTGGACTTTGTTATTGAAACATGAACGCATTTATGGTGTGGGACGTTGAGTAGAGCCTTTAGCCATGCTGATTGAAatgattcattttcttttccttttttcatttgaagGAAGTATGATAATTTGTACAAAAATTGCTGTAGTACAGGAAATGTGGTTCTGGAGTCTAGTCAAATGAATGTTTCTTGTTGGGCAACAGATATtttattgtgttattttttatgtgattttgGGCTCCATAACTACTTCCCCCAAATCATCCTGACCTTTTAGCCACTGCTGGTTGCATTTAGGAGTGGATGTTCAGACAGACACAGATCCTTTCTGTTTAGTTATGAAGTTCAAGGACTTAGTCACCTTTGTGAGGGCATGCCATCAGTGGTTTAGATGCAGAACTCAATTGGCATTGCATTAGAAACTGTAGTTTGCCATTCAGATTGGTAGAGAGAATGAGCAAACATggatctcaaaaaataaatttattcttaagcaGCCAACAACCAGTCGTGGGTTTAGATGATGAGAGAGacagagagggagagagagagagaatgagctGCATCATGTTCTAGTAATTCACAGTTGACTTGATGGCATCCAAGATCTGCACCAAAGAGTTAAACAGCACACCATGACCATATAAGTGGTAATGACCCCTATAATCAAAGGGAAAATGCTTAGTGATTAGGCTTACACAGCAACTGACCTTGTTCTTGGTAGGCATATAGAATGGTTCAAAAACAAGAGGAAATGGCGTGTCTAGCCCACAAACCCTAGCCACAGGAGCTTCCAACTGCAAAGCACAActacttttatttgtttttgataCAGAATAAATGACTAGCAGCTCTCTTGATTTCAAAGCACATCACATTGTGCCAGTGTGATTGCTTCCATCAAATTAGACACATGGGGCCTTTTAAGTTAGCAACATTCTATGTAATGAGTTCCCAATTCTGTGGTTCAAACATAGATTAAGCCTATCTGAAGACGGTTAAATTAAGATCGCTAGCTTAGAATAAGGTGCACAACTTGCCTATCCTGTGACATGCATGATTCCACTGACCTATATCCAAAGTAGACCACATGACATGAGCAACCGTTTGTTGTCCAAGAGCTGTGGAATGTTAACAACAATACAAGTTTCATAGCCAATCTAAACCTAGAGTAATTGCTCTCCTTTATGGTCAAGCAAAAGCTATGTGTGTTTAATTAGATGGTATGTATGCTCAAATTTGTCTTTCCAACTAACCCTAAGACATTCAATGCTTTTACATTGAATCTTATGAAAAAGGAGAACATCTTAATGCCTTTTGGTTTCAATACCAATATAATGAAAAAGTAGAGTTGCTTACCAATATGGGCACACACACATCATATTCATCACATACAAATCAACGAGAAGAATGGGAAGTGGAATGTGTTACAAGTTTGGGTTTACCCTCAAGAAGCAGCGTTCAACCATAGAAGCTGATATTTCAGCACCAAATCCACCAGTTACTGGAGCTTCATGACTAACCTACAAAAAGGAGGAAAATCACCCCCGATCACCTATAATTTTACCTACTCACAATCAAGAACCATATTTGTATGGGAGATTATACTTACAAGCAGCCTTCCAGTCTTTCTGACAGAGGCCTCTACTGTTTCCTTGTCCCAAGGTAACAGAGTTCTTAGGTCTATCAGTTCACAAGAGATTCCCTCCTGCAAAAATATGAAGTATGCCCATATGCTATAGTTCGAACTGTACCAAACTTCATGATATTTTTACCATTCAGGATCCAACAGAGACAAGTAATAGATAGGATTAAAGACGTAATCAGAATAACAGCATTCCTAGATTTGGAAGAAGGTCAAGAATGAATCAAATGGTGGAAAGCACAGCTCTTCATGAAAAAGAAGTTCAGTAGCCATTCTATTCTATATATTCACAATAGTTTGGGATCAATTCCAATATTTGTAACATTTGTGATAAACAATTCCCAATTACTCATTATCCACATTTAAATCAGACTATGAATGTTTGATGGTGAAGTCCAGCATAGTTAGGAACACATCATAAACATGAGGAATTTTGCTTTAATAGGAATCACTAACCTTTTCAGCATCAATACATGCCTGTTCCATGACAGCAAGCTGTGCTCCCCAGCCAACAAGTGTTATGTCAGTGCCTTGTCGAATCACCTGAGAATTAGGCTTGCAATTTTCATCATATTTGAAGTTAATTAATAACATAGTTCTACAAGCCAATCAGTGAGGTATTGTGTTGATCCTCCACTAATTTGAGGTTAAAGCCTCAAACTGTAGAGATAAGTATCACAAtcaatcaatttatttaaacataaaaataaaattataaaatgtaaggggaaaaaacacaagaaaggagaagaagaggaaaGTGAAATGCTAAGTACCAAAATCACCAAGTTTACtagaaacttaaaatttaaagaaaatttaaaaaggatgaaaaagaagaagagaaaaaattatttaaaaacaaatgcattaaaatttattaaaatttttaaacaaaagtttaagaatcaaatagtttttattttttattttttacttcttcaATCATTCGTCAACCAATCTAAGTTTGGGAAAGAAAATCATTGACGTGAAGTTCTGCAGAGTCCCATCTGcaagggaaaaaagaaagagaaaaagggagGAAAAATCCAAGTTAGACTTCAATTTATCAAAGGATTATAATCCAAGCCTTTGGCTCACTTCACTTAACCTCAAGGTATTTTGGGTGTTCTCCTCAAGTGTAGCCTTGAGTTGAGCCTCAAGGTGTAATCAATAGAagcattataattaataatactATATGAAATAGTATACCTCTGCCTCTGATAGAGGCAACATGTAATCATGCTCAGGAACCTCTTCTACAGCCAAGCGGTAAAGCCACTGAAATTCCAAGACATTTagacaaatatgaaattttcaagtttaaaaGAATCTAATAATTTGGTGCTGATAAATCATAATACCAATGGAAAATAATGGGATACCTTTGGCTCAAAAAATACAATTGGGTTAGGATCTCGTATGCATGACAATAACAATCCTTTTGCTTGCTTTGGGCTCCGAGGGATGACTACCTATAAATTATTCACTTTTGAGAGAAGTGGAAAGTAAAAGCAGAAGGCACATCCAAtatttgataaatagaagaaatCAATTCCTTGCATAATGCCATATTTGGTTCGTGGgaagtattaagaaaagagaaaaaaaaaatgcttaggaaaatgatttcttatgtttggttttactatggaaaatacataagaaaatcaaatacaattaaaattaattagaaagttacatattttcaaatacaattaaaattagttgGAAACTTACATATTTTACTGTAAACCAGTAATGGCTAAAAACTAGGATATGATAAAATTTGCAAGCTACTGTTCGCTCAATTTCCCATTTGAACCAAGTCTCACCAAAAATCCATAACCACGTAACTGTTTTGCATATTATTCATAAAAGATCTTTTGCTGTGCACTCTTGCAATGAAAATGTTTCCTTGGATCTCTCCACACTCTCATTCTAATTAACTCTCACTGTTCCTTCAAGAGAAAAGGATGAGGGAAAAAAAGGATACCTTGATACCGGGAACATGACAGAAGAAAGATTCAGGGGATTGTGAGTGATAATGACCACCATGGCCCACAGCTCCATAAGGGGCTCTAATTGTTAATCCTGGAAATCACATATGTTAGTGTGCATGATATTTATTGTAGCCCCAAATCTTATAAACTTAagctttttggaaaattattgttcaacatggtattagagccttgtTTGGTGGGGGGTTATATGTTTGAACCTCACCACACCACATGCTTATTGACCCAATTGAATCCAATTTATCAAGCCTACATATAAGCCCAAAAATAGAGGCTACAAGTGAGGGAGGGCGTTGAGTGCATGATATATAGTGGACCCAAATCTTACAAGcgtaagcttttaggaaaatttgttGTTCAACAACATAAAACCTCATCATGGGAAAAATTATACATCATTTTTAACTATAAAAAGGTATGGAAATTACCTCCACAGTTGAATTGATTCCCACTACGGTATCTGAACTTGGCAGCTTCATTGACAATCTACAAAGTTAAAATTTTGTCAACTAAATGCCAGTTGTGAGGGTATGAGAGAACCTAGCAGTAGGGGGGGTGCATACCTGATCAAAAGCAGGATATATATAATCAGCAAATTGAATTTCTGCTATGGCTCGATTGCCCTGTCATGGATGATAGCAAAAGTTATAGCTAATGAGAAATAATCAACAAAGAACAAGGTCCTAGGTTTGTTTTAAAAGCTAGTGTAACAAGTGCACTATATTTTGAACCTCACCATTGCTGCCAAACCGATTCCAAATCCAACAATGCCCTGAGAATGGGGAGACATTAGTACCAAATGCACCTAGCtcgagtgttttttttttttcttgtttttgggagaaaaacaaaaaggagcAGAAAATCGATTATAAAAGACCGATAACAAAATTATTAGCATGCTAGATAATAACGTATAGTAAAGCTGTATGTGAGAAAGAAACTTTACATGAGATTTGACTTTTCATTCTCAACCATTTAAAACTGTGTCCATTCCTTACAAAGGGTAACATAGCATGTGAAATAAAATACCTGTTCACAAAGAGGGGTGTTGAAAACCCTGCCTTTACCAAATCGGTCAGCTAATCCAGTGGTGCAACGAAAGACCCCACCAAAGCTTACATCTTCTCCAAATACATAAGCACTGTTAGGAAATGTAACTCATATGAGATGAAATAGGCATTAATTATAAGTACAAGCATTATAAGAAAAGGTAATGAGGGTGTCCAAGGATGATTTTCAATTCACAATGATCTGATATAAACAATACAAAACTTCATTTTATCAAGCAGAAATTGCCTCTTTAAAGCCTTAGGATTTTCATTATTTGGGtcccaagaaaaaaaagccACCACTCAACTAAGAGTAATTGAATAATTTGGTTCAGCTGCGTTCGATTCCACATTATCAGGAaatgaagaaacaaataaaacccTGGGtctaaatccattttttttcttttgttccatTTTCTCAATAATCAAACAGAAGGAAAGTGCAAAAAGGGAGATATGCATGAAATCTCAGGGTACATGCAGAGGAAAAGATATATTCTAtagatatttgattaaaaggtcTTAATTCATTAATTCCTCTTTCCTTCTACCCTGCTTACAACCTTAAGCTTCCAGTGAAATGTCTTATGGCACCATCATCAACCGACTCCATGTTATGTACCTTTTCTCTTACAAGAAAAGAGTTGCTTACACAGTCAGATGAATTTCAATGAGTTAACTAGCTGAGTTTCGGTCATCACCATAGCATAAAACCAATGAAGATGTGGCTGAAGCAGCAAGAACGCACACTGTGCACACCATGATAAGGATAGTGATATTTGCTAATACTGCCACAAGAAAGATGTCCTATAATCTCAGTAGCAGAATGTGCCCCTGATAATTATATCAGTGTCTCTTTCATTGGCAACATTACTTCAGTCATAGTCTCCCTCCAAAACTCCATGCCTAGGAGAAATCTAGATCCTAAAGCTTGACCTCAACGGATGTTGAACAGTTCACAACAGTAATACCAATAACGTCCAAACTgctatttaaaatttgatcacTCTAAAATGGGAATTCAACCGTAAAGTTAATGAAACTTACCAAAAGTTTGACACAATGAGAAGTCTGACCAGGGTAGTGGAAGCACGGTTTATGAAAGGGAAAATGCTTTTAACAAAAGTCAATAACTCTGCCTAGAAGATATTAGCTTACTAATCTAAAAATTCAAAGCAATCATTCATATGAAATGACAAGGTACTAAACACTACGAAAGAGAAACCCACCACCTACAGTATATCTaccaagtttattaaaaaattttgtggGCAGAACACTATGATAATCAGAAATGCCATGATACCTAtgtaacgacccgctcccaaccgtgtagatattgtccgctttggcgTCTACAGGGTTAAGAAGAGCCTCTACATATAAAGTgtcaggaacattctcccctatccgatgtgggacatcacaaacacccctccATGCAGACACAATGTCCTTGTTGtatcccatgggattgcggggctaaacagacaaacaccccttacggggccaaacaaaccctcacaccagggtcggggatcggctctgataccatttgtaatgactcgcacccaaccatgtagatattgtccgctttgggcccaagggggccctTACGattttaaaacgcgtctacttggttaagaagagtctctacatatatagagTCAGAAACTTTATCCCTTAttcgatgtgggatatcacaaacaccctatcatgcagacacaacgtcctcgttgtgtcctatgggattgcggggccaaatagacaaacaccctttacagagccaaacaaacccccacaccgaggtcggggattgactctgataccatttgtaatgacccgcacccaaccgtgtagatattgtccgctttggacccaaagaggccctcacggctttaaaacgcatctacaGAGTTAAGAGGAACCTCTACATATAAAGTGTCAGGAACATTCTCCCTATCCGATGTGGAACATTACAACCAATCTGTCCATAATAGTATTTTTTGGTCCTTCGAGAATCTTATGATGACAAGAAATACATCTGGGAATAAAATTAATCAGAAGAAATCAAACTCCCACATCACCATCCTAAATATAAACAACGTTCCTCCCAAATTACGCACTAAAAACTGAATCAAATAATAACCCAGTTCACTTTTCCTTGGATGTTTTAGAATTACTCCAAATAAACCAGAGATACGACCAGACCCATATGCGAGAAGCATTGGAATTATAAAGAAGGCGATCAGAGGCAGCGAATTAGccttaaaaatcaatttctgaaagaagaaaaaaaaaacagattatCAAAGTTCAAAGATTTATGCAGCGAAACAAGTATAAGTAGACAGAAACAGAAAcggaaaaggaaaggagaagtgggaaaagACCGAGGATCGGATTCTAAAGCGATTTGAAGGGCGTGATTGATTGCAGAGAAGAGGTTCATGGACTTGAGGCCATTTGCATCAACTGGGGAAGGTGAAGTTGAGAAAGCCCTCTTGGAAATAGAAAAGGCCAAACTCCCAAAACTCCTCCTCATCGTACCAGTTGCTGCCATAATCAAAATCTCACAAATTCACAACCAAAAAGAGTTCTCTCCCGATTTCTCCCTCCCACTGAATTTGGAGAAAGGGTTTGTTTTTCAGTAACTTAAATACGTGTTTGTACTTTGCTAGCATGCAGTTGGGAAAGATAAGAGATCAGAGCTGACAGAGCCGTGACCAGTCCTCCTTCAATATATGTATATGCTCATATGCCAACACTGATCCATATTCAACATGAGCTTAATTAGCTTCATCTTTTAAGCCCCCCTtggattgattttcaaaaagtCAAAgcttagcctttttttttttaacttaataataattttatatatgactaatttcattcaaaaaattttaaaacctacggaaaatttttatatgaaagttaaaaaaaaaaatgttattttttgtaagaactattcatagatttttttaaaataaaactattaagttgctatttgatttgaaaatttgcttttattttttttcggaAATGTTATGAttaagaaaagtgaaaactggttttaaaaaataaaatttgtaaaatcgcatttggttttaagttttcaataatagaaaaaaaatgataaaaagaaatataattaaatatttatagaatacatattatatttatatatatatatatatatataaaataaaatattttaatatgtttatatttaagaaattaaatgatttaaatataaaaatatatatgcttatattatttatctatctatccatcaatatatatatatattacatttattgttattttaacattatttgattaaaattaccaattttaaaaattaacattccatcattttttgacatgataaaaaacataaaaaatattagattaatagatttgaagattatttcatccctttaactaattaattctataaaaatattcatgGTTTTATTGTCTTatggtgtgttttttttttaaaaaaaaattcagtttcagaggaaaattcaaaatgaaaaaacagTGTTCAAACACATGTTTATGAACCGAAtttatattttccttgaaaataaaaatggctAAAACAAATAAGCCTTAATTGTTGTAGAAATTATTAGCAAACATCACCCATTATATTCACCATTGGTGGCATGGGACCGGTGAGTTTTACACTCAAAGAAGAGCACCATAcgattccaattttcaatttgGGAGGCCAGAGTCTTCTTCATTTCAAGCCGTGTGCAACAACAAAATGAGTTTTTCACAAAAACCGCAAGCAGCATCAGCACCCTTTTGAGTCTTCATGTTAAGTAGAATGTAGAGAAAGTgatagaaaaattcaaaaagaaaaggtGTAAATGCCTTGTTTACAATTTTATAGGGCAAACGGCATCCCAAAAGGGTAAGGGAAGTAGGTTTATATTTCACTTTCTTCCTCGTTCCGTAAATCAAATGGTGAGAAAGTGGGAAGCAGATCAAAAGAACTTGGAACAAATACAAAGAGTGTTTAATCAGAACTCAGCAAGATAAAATTTACCCTGTATTAAGACAACAAAAACATAAGATTGATGTTATAGCAATAATGGTAGTAACAAGACTAAAACATTGACTGAAGTTGAAATGAAAAGCTTCTTAAAACCCAACTATATTGCAATACTTTTCCCACCCTGCCTCTAGCTCTCTTACAATTCAAAAGCAACGGCTGGCCCACAGTAGAACTAGATTTACAAGATGGGAAAAAGGCAGaacaggaaaaagaagaaaaggtaaaaggaaaaaagggcaaaaaaggggaaaaaaaaaagaaaaaagaaaaaagaaaaaaaaaagagcaataAGGATATAAAGCCACCAAAAgagaaaccctaaacccaaactCCTAAGGAAGAAAACCTGTTAGGGGCTAACAACTATAACA
Proteins encoded in this region:
- the LOC100248427 gene encoding 2-oxoisovalerate dehydrogenase subunit beta 1, mitochondrial isoform X1, producing the protein MAATGTMRRSFGSLAFSISKRAFSTSPSPVDANGLKSMNLFSAINHALQIALESDPRAYVFGEDVSFGGVFRCTTGLADRFGKGRVFNTPLCEQGIVGFGIGLAAMGNRAIAEIQFADYIYPAFDQIVNEAAKFRYRSGNQFNCGGLTIRAPYGAVGHGGHYHSQSPESFFCHVPGIKVVIPRSPKQAKGLLLSCIRDPNPIVFFEPKWLYRLAVEEVPEHDYMLPLSEAEVIRQGTDITLVGWGAQLAVMEQACIDAEKEGISCELIDLRTLLPWDKETVEASVRKTGRLLVSHEAPVTGGFGAEISASMVERCFLRLEAPVARVCGLDTPFPLVFEPFYMPTKNKILDAIKSTVNY
- the LOC100248427 gene encoding 2-oxoisovalerate dehydrogenase subunit beta 1, mitochondrial isoform X2; its protein translation is MAATGTMRRSFGSLAFSISKRAFSTSPSPVDANGLKSMNLFSAINHALQIALESDPRAYVFGEDVSFGGVFRCTTGLADRFGKGRVFNTPLCEQGIVGFGIGLAAMGNRAIAEIQFADYIYPAFDQIVNEAAKFRYRSGNQFNCGGLTIRAPYGAVGHGGHYHSQSPESFFCHVPGIKVIRQGTDITLVGWGAQLAVMEQACIDAEKEGISCELIDLRTLLPWDKETVEASVRKTGRLLVSHEAPVTGGFGAEISASMVERCFLRLEAPVARVCGLDTPFPLVFEPFYMPTKNKILDAIKSTVNY